From the Micromonospora echinofusca genome, the window GGGCCGGGGGCGCGCCGCGGCCCTCCGATGTGGTGTCTCGGCAGGTCGGGTGGTTGAGCGTCCTCGGCAGGGGTAGGAGTTTGTTCGACGAGGACGGCTCTCCCCACCGAACGAGAGCGGTTCGACCTGACGAGGAGGATTACCCGTGACCACGAAGGTCGAGAAGTCCATCGAAGTACAGGTTCCGGTCAGCACCGCCTACAACCAGTGGACGCAGTTCGAGGAGTTCCCCCGGTTCATGGGGGGCGTGCGTGAGGTCCGCCAGCTCGACGACCGGCGGATGCACTGGGTCGCCGAGATCGGTGGCGTCCAGCGCGAGTGGGACGCCAAGGTCCTGGAGCAGGTGCCCGACCAGAAGGTGGCCTGGGCGGCCACCGAGGGCGTGACCAACGCCGGCGCGGTCTACTTCCAGCCCGTCGACGCCGACCGCACCGTGGTGCGGCTGCACCTGGAGTACGAGCCCGAGGGCCTGATCGAGAAGGCCGGCGACAAGCTCAACATCATCGAGCGGCAGGCCGAATCCGACCTGCGGAAGTTCAAGACGTACATCGAGGAGCGGGGCGTCGAGACCGGCGCCTGGCGCGGCACGGTCGACAACGGTGTCGGTGTCGGCACCCCGGGCGTCGAGCACGCCGCCGCTACCCGCGGCGACAACGGCAGCGCCGGGGTGTCCGGCAAGGCCGTGGCGGCGGGCGCCGCCGTGGCCGGGGTGGCAGCGGCCGGAGCCGCCGCGGCGGCGAAGCGCCGTTCCGACGCCGACACCGACGACCGGCCGGCCACCACCACGACGACCGACACGGAGTACTTGGTGACCGAGGTCGAGGTCGTCCCGGAGCCGGGCACCGCCGGCTACCCGCACCGCCCCCTCTGATCTCCTCCGTAAGCCTGCCCCTGTCACCGGACGGCCCGGGTCCACACGACCCGGGCCGTCCGGTCGTGGCGTCCGGAGGCACGCCGCCGTCCGGGTAGAGGCCCGGCCGGGCGGCGCCTCGCGGGCGGCGTCAGTGCGCCTCGGCGAGCACCGTCCAGAGGTGACCGTCCGGATCGGCGAAGGTGCCCGTGTAGCCCCACGGCTGCTGGCCCGGCTCCACGACGATCTGCGCGCCGGCCGCCCGCGCCCGCCCGACCAGCTCGTCGACCTCGGCCGGCGTCGCGGCGGGGAGGCTGACGACGCACTCGCTCTGCCCGCGCCGGGCCACCTCGTGGTCGCCGATGACCCAGCCGAAGCCGCCGGTGGGCACCAGCATGACGCGCAGGCCGTCGTTGAGCGCGTACTGCAGGGGCTCGGGGACGCCGTCGTCGGCCGGCTCGCCGACGGCCTGCAGGCCGAGCCCCTCGGAGTAGAAGCGGAACGAGGTCGGGCGGTCGGCGATCGGCAGGGCGACGACGACGGGTGCGTACGGCATGAGGCTGCCTCCACGGAGTTGACGGCTGCGTACGTTCAGTGTGTATGTCGCCGGGCGAATGTCGTGGATCCCGCCCGGGGGTGGCGCGGGTGTCAGGCGTGCCAGCCGGCCGCGTTGGTGCAGGACTCCCGGGAGATGCCCGAGCCGGTCTCCGGCCATCCGCCGAACCGCTCCCTGTGCAGGTGGGCGAAGAAGTAGCACATGGCCTCGCACTCGCCGTCGGGCACGGCGACCCGGGGATCGGCGCTCACCGCCTCGTAGAACCCGCGCCCGAGCGCGACGACGTGCCCCCGGCAGTAGAGGAACCCGTCGTCGGAGCCGTCGGTCACCTCGTGCACGTCGGCCCGGTCGATGTCGTGCAGCTTGCGCTCGACCACCCGGTCCAGGTCGGTCAGCTCCCGGCTGGACAGGTCGGCCGTGAGCTGGCGGAGGTTGTCGAGGAACCGGTCGAGCCAGGCGTCGATGGCGTAGAGACCCTCGTCGCCGGCCTCGGGGTCCCGCGTGAGCAGCGCCCGCCGGAGCGCCGCGGGCTCGTCGCCGAGCCGCTCCCAGGCCGCCTCGACGAGGGCCCAGAACCTGGCCTCGTCCTCCACGCTCGGCACCCGTGTGCCATTCACCGGATCAGTCACGCCGGGAGGGTAGCGACCACGACCGACAGGAAATCGGGGGTCGCCCACGTACCCGCAGCTCCCGGCTCCGGTCTCCGCACCGCAGGCGGCGGGGTCGCGTCAACGCACGGTCTGCGCGGTCAGCTCCCGGATGATCCGGAACAGGTTGCCGGGCCCGGGTGCGACAGGCGTCAGCGACCGTCGTGCCGGGCGTGCCGGCCGCCCGCGGCGGGTGCCGCCGGGACCGCACCCTGCTCCGTGTGCCGGGCGGCCCGCTCGGAGATCAACTGCCCGAACAGCCCGCTGGGCCCGCCGCAGTCGCCGCACAGGAAGTTGTCGTCCAGTCGCCCGCCGCCGCAGTGGTCGCAGCGGCCCCGGTCGCGCGGATCGTGGTACGCCCGCAGCGCCTCCACCAGGGCGCGGGCGACCGGGGCGCTGAGCGCCAGTCTCGACTCGACGCCGCGCAGGCCGACGACCAGCTCACCCCGCGGCGGGGCGGCCGGATCGAGCGCGTCGACGCGGGCGACGAAGTCGCGGAGGGCGGCCAGGACGTCATCGGGGGCGGACATGGACCGACCGTACGACACGGCCCCGGCGCCGGGCTCGCGGACGCCGCCAGCGGCACTTCCGTGCGAAGGAGACGGCACCCGTAGGATCCGGCGATGACCGACGAGCCGCTGGGCCCCGGCCCGCCGACCATGGGGCGCGAGCCGTCGCCTCGGCCGTCCAGCATCGTCGCGAGCATCCTGCTGCTCGCGTTCTGGTTGGCGTACACGGTCGCCGTGAACACCGTGCTGCTCGCCGACGTCGGGGGCACGGGAAACTGGCTCACCATGGTCTGTTGCACGGTGGTGGCAGCAGCCGTGCTCCGGGGGCTCTGGCGCGGCAGCCCGACGGCGTGGTGGGTGGTGCACCGCTTCGCCGCTCCGGTCGCCGCCGCGTTCCCGGTCGGGCTCGGCATCATGCTGCTCTTCGGACCGCGCCTCGGCTCCCTCGTCACGCCCCCGATCGACCCGGCCTTCATCGCCGCCACAGCGGGCGCGGTGCTGGCGGTGCTGGCGCTGCTGGTCAGCGGGCTGCTGGTCCGTACGGCGCCGGCCCGTGCCTGGTGCGGCCGCCCGAGCCCGTCCCGGCGGTGACGGGGTCCGACCGAGGGCCGCCCGTACCCGGTCGGATACTTTCTCCGCAGGCGGGAGGCGAAATCTCCACAGCCGACGACAATGGCGCGGTGCACCCCACCTTCACCGGCCTGCTCCTGCTGCCCCTGACGTCCCCGCTCAGGCGTACCGTCACCGTCACCTCGCGCGACGGGACCCCGGTCGCCGTCATCCGTCGCCGGTTCGTCTCCAAGCGGCGACGGTTCGAGATCCGCGACGCCACCGCCGCCACCGTGCTGGCCACCGGCGCCGCCACCAGCTTCGCCAACGACCACTACCGGCTGGTCGGGCCGCAGTCCGAGTTCATCCTGGATTTCATGATCGACTACTCGGGTCGAAGACGCGGCGCGGTGACCCTGGCGGACGGCCGGGCACTGACGACCGGAGGCAACTGGAGCGCCCGGGACTTCACCATCGCCGACGACTCCGGCAACCTCGTCGCCACGCTGGTGACCACGAGCAGCGCGCTGTCGATGCGCTCAGCCGACCTGGCGTTGGACGTCAGGGCACCCGTGATGTCGCTGCTGCAGGCGATCGGCATGGCGCAGTGCCTCCTCACGGCGGTGGGTTCGCCCCGAGGCGACGCCACCTGAGACGGCGACGAGGCTTCGGCTGCCGCCCGGTGGGCCGACGGCAGGCAGAAGGCCCGGCTCATGACCGGCGATCGAGCCGGTGACCTGGTATCGGGCAAGGATGCCCTCCGGTCGGTACGTCCCGCACCGATATCAGCGGTCAGAGTGAACCAGCGGCAGCGCCGGATGTCCGCACCAGCAGGGCACACCCCAGCGCCGAGACGACCGCCTGCGCGAGCAGCCAATGCCAGCCGAGCGCCTCTGGCGCCTGCAGCGTCACCAGGCCGGCCGAGACCGGCAGAGTCAGGACGGCCAGGACGTCGATGCCGTTGAGGAGCCACAGCAGCATGCCGGCTGGGAACGCCCCGAGCGGCGTGTCGACCAGGATGGTGCCGATCGAGGCGGCGCTCGCCTTCGCCCGTTGGAAGGCGCCCACCGCGACGGCCGGGCCGGCCAGCAGACCGAGCGCCCACCACGGTCCGGCGAGCGAGCCGGCGGCCTGCAGCGCGGCCAGGGTGACGGTGAGCCACACGCCGGCGACGACAGCGGGGACCACGAGCCGCTGAGCGGTCATCTGGCGGCCCGTGACGCCGAGCAGCCGCAGCATCGCCGGGTTCGAGGCGTCGCCGTGGGTGGACTCCGCGGTGAGGCCGGCGGCGGCGAGCGCGCCGATCAGGACCACGCCGAGAAGGAGCCAGGCGGGGCCATTCGCGAGGTAGACCGGGACGGCGGCCGCACCCAACGGCCACCAGAGCCGCGCGGCCTTGCGTCGCAGGATGATCAGATCCTGGGCGATGAGCGGCGGGACCCGGCGGGCGGTCAGGAGGCGCGTCGTCCGTATCCGGGTGCGGCTGCGCCAGAAGCGGCGGGCGCTCATCTCGGTCAGGTAGGACGGTTCGACCGCGTAGACGACGTCGGCGTACGCGCCCGCGTTGATCGACGCCTCGGCGATCGGCGCGGTCGGCCAGTTCTCCAGCGCCCGCCAGGTCAGCACGATCGCGATCAGCCCGACGGCCAGGGCGGCGGCGCCGGTGGCGAGCACTGCCACGGGCGGTATGAGCGGGGAGGGCAGGCGGTGGTCGCCGGTGGTGCGCAGCGCGGCGGCCAGGACGAGGCAGCCCGCGCCGATCGCGATGCCGATGCCGTCAGCGAGCCGGGCGAGGGAGGGCCGTCGCTGGCAGGCGAGCGCGAGCAGCGTCGCGAGAACCGCGGCCGCCGCGCCGGTGATGGCGCCGGCCCCCAGCACCAGGAGCCCGGCCGGGCGGGCGGCGACGTGCCCGGTCACGGCGATACCGGTGACGGCGCCGACGACAAGCGCGGCGACGGTGGTCAGAGTGAGCGCCGGTGCGAGCAGGGTGCGCCGGGGAAGCGGAGCCGGCAGCAGCCAGGTGGCGTCGCTACGGCTGACTGACAGCGGACCGAGCTGACGCAGTACGACGACGAACGCGGCGGAGACGGCCACGGCCCCGAGGAACGGAGTCAGCGCCGGGTCCCCGTCGGGCGCGTCCGGCGGCCAGACGACGCGGACCAACGGCTGTCCGAGGAGCGCGACGGCCATCAGTAGAGCGAGGGTCGCCGCGTAGACCGTGCCGATGTCGGCGCGGCCCTCGACGGCGATGCGGCGGCGGCGAATCCAGCGGCGGGCATCGACGGCGGCGGGGACGCCCCGCCGGGCCGGGGCCTCGATTGCGGTCACCTCAGCTCTCCGGGCGGGTGAGCACGATCTCGTCCGCGCCGACGCCGACCCGGAACCCGTCGTCGTGGCTCGCCATGATCAGCGTGCCGCCGGCCCTCACGTACGACCGCAGGTGCGCCGCGATCGCACGCTTGATCCGAGTGTCGAGACGCTGCTCGGGCTCGTCGAGGACGAGCAGCCGGCTGGGCCGTACGAGGGTCGCGGCGAGCAGGAAACGCTGGCGCTGGCCGGAGGAGAGCGTGATGGGCAGGCTGTCGCAGAGCCCGGTCAGGCCGAGGGTGGTGCAGAGTTCGTCGATGTGCCCGTCGCCAGGGTCGCCGCCGTTGACCACCCGGACCAGGTCGAGATGCTCGCGCACGGTCAGGCCCTGGTACCAACTGGGCGACTCCACCGTGGTGGCGACCTGCCGCCAGAAGTCCGCGCCGCGTCCGGGCACCGCCTCGAAGACGGAGATGTCGCCGGCGGACGGCTCCTGAAGGCCGGTGATGCAGCGCAGCAGGGTGGACTTGCCGGCGCCGTTCTCACCGACGAGCGCGACGGCGGCGCCCTCGGGAACCCGCAGGTCGATACCGTCCAGCACCAGCGTCGAGCCGTAGGTGACAGTCACCTGCCGGACGTCGACGGCCGAGGTCATCGCAGCAATCTCAAGATCAGGACTCCGCATTCCGCCGTAGAAGTCGTATCGCTTTCACCGGACATGGTGACAGGAATTCGGCGGCAGCCGGAAGCGCGCGCCGGGAAGCCCGTGGAGGGCGAATATGGGATGCGCGGCATCGTGTCGCCCGGCATCGACGGCACCTGGCCCCTCGCAAGGATCACCGCCCGACTCACCCGTGCTGTCCTGTCCCCGCGGTCGCTCGACCGTGGCCACACCCTCGCCGCCGCCGAGCGGTTCGACGCCCCGACCCACCTGGTCGCGAGCCGCAATGTCCGCCGGCCTTTTGTGGACCGGATGCGGACCGCTGACCCCTGATCCGTGGCCTCGACGCGAGGCCGGTCACGGACGGGGCAACGATTTGGCGTGGACGACGGGTAGCATCGCCACGTTTTGACCTGCAACGGGGAAGAAGATTCACATGCGATGGAAGCTACCGGCCGGCGTCCTAATGGCGCTGGCCTTCCTGGTTCCGGCGGCGCCGGCGACGGCTCAAACCGAACCGCCCGTGCTGAACGAGGCCTGCCAAACGGTCGAGCGCAAGGTGTACAAGGACATCCGCGAACTTGTCACCATCGACCTGGATTCCGCCACCGATGTGGAGGTGCGCGTGTTGGCCAACCAGATCCTGGCCGCGGCGAAGGCCGACTCGTTGCCCGTTCTGCCTGACGCCATTCAGGAGCGCCTGGACGGCACCGCGGATGATCTGCGCGCATTCCTCAAGGCGGACGTGCGGAAGGCCTGGTCAACGGCGCTGAGGGTCACGGTGGTCCGGACGTTGACGGGCGCTGGTGTCAACGTGAAGGCGGCCGCGCAGAAGGCGCTTGATGAGGGGACCGTCGATGTGTACCTGGCTTACCTGAACAACGGCCTGTACGCCGCACGGGCGCTCGACTGCGCGTCTCAGCCCACGCCGACGGCAACGTCTCAGCCCACGCCTGCACCGAGCACCACGCCCAGCCCCGCGACGACCATTGCACCGACTCCTGCTTCCTCCGCCAGCCTGGGCGCCCCC encodes:
- a CDS encoding DUF6297 family protein, whose amino-acid sequence is MTAIEAPARRGVPAAVDARRWIRRRRIAVEGRADIGTVYAATLALLMAVALLGQPLVRVVWPPDAPDGDPALTPFLGAVAVSAAFVVVLRQLGPLSVSRSDATWLLPAPLPRRTLLAPALTLTTVAALVVGAVTGIAVTGHVAARPAGLLVLGAGAITGAAAAVLATLLALACQRRPSLARLADGIGIAIGAGCLVLAAALRTTGDHRLPSPLIPPVAVLATGAAALAVGLIAIVLTWRALENWPTAPIAEASINAGAYADVVYAVEPSYLTEMSARRFWRSRTRIRTTRLLTARRVPPLIAQDLIILRRKAARLWWPLGAAAVPVYLANGPAWLLLGVVLIGALAAAGLTAESTHGDASNPAMLRLLGVTGRQMTAQRLVVPAVVAGVWLTVTLAALQAAGSLAGPWWALGLLAGPAVAVGAFQRAKASAASIGTILVDTPLGAFPAGMLLWLLNGIDVLAVLTLPVSAGLVTLQAPEALGWHWLLAQAVVSALGCALLVRTSGAAAGSL
- a CDS encoding ABC transporter ATP-binding protein, with product MTSAVDVRQVTVTYGSTLVLDGIDLRVPEGAAVALVGENGAGKSTLLRCITGLQEPSAGDISVFEAVPGRGADFWRQVATTVESPSWYQGLTVREHLDLVRVVNGGDPGDGHIDELCTTLGLTGLCDSLPITLSSGQRQRFLLAATLVRPSRLLVLDEPEQRLDTRIKRAIAAHLRSYVRAGGTLIMASHDDGFRVGVGADEIVLTRPES
- a CDS encoding VOC family protein; this translates as MPYAPVVVALPIADRPTSFRFYSEGLGLQAVGEPADDGVPEPLQYALNDGLRVMLVPTGGFGWVIGDHEVARRGQSECVVSLPAATPAEVDELVGRARAAGAQIVVEPGQQPWGYTGTFADPDGHLWTVLAEAH
- a CDS encoding DUF4240 domain-containing protein, giving the protein MTDPVNGTRVPSVEDEARFWALVEAAWERLGDEPAALRRALLTRDPEAGDEGLYAIDAWLDRFLDNLRQLTADLSSRELTDLDRVVERKLHDIDRADVHEVTDGSDDGFLYCRGHVVALGRGFYEAVSADPRVAVPDGECEAMCYFFAHLHRERFGGWPETGSGISRESCTNAAGWHA
- a CDS encoding LPXTG cell wall anchor domain-containing protein: MRWKLPAGVLMALAFLVPAAPATAQTEPPVLNEACQTVERKVYKDIRELVTIDLDSATDVEVRVLANQILAAAKADSLPVLPDAIQERLDGTADDLRAFLKADVRKAWSTALRVTVVRTLTGAGVNVKAAAQKALDEGTVDVYLAYLNNGLYAARALDCASQPTPTATSQPTPAPSTTPSPATTIAPTPASSASLGAPGGGDGGGLPVTGDGTGTVAGIGGALLLLGGAGYLIGRRRRSRFVA